In one Rhodospirillaceae bacterium genomic region, the following are encoded:
- the rpsM gene encoding 30S ribosomal protein S13, which produces MARIAGVNIPTNKRVPIALTYIFGIGSTRAVDICHRANIDMTLRVNQLSDDEVGRVRDIIDQDFVVEGDLRRETAMNIKRLMDLGCYRGLRHRKGLPVRGQRTHTNARTRKGPAKAIAGKKKVTK; this is translated from the coding sequence TTGGCGCGTATTGCAGGCGTTAACATTCCTACGAATAAACGGGTCCCCATTGCTTTGACCTATATCTTTGGCATTGGGAGTACACGTGCTGTCGATATTTGTCATCGGGCTAACATAGATATGACCTTACGTGTCAATCAGTTGTCTGATGATGAGGTGGGACGGGTACGTGACATCATTGACCAAGACTTCGTGGTTGAGGGTGACCTTAGACGTGAAACCGCAATGAACATTAAGCGGTTGATGGATCTGGGGTGCTATCGAGGTTTGCGCCATCGTAAGGGGCTTCCTGTTCGCGGTCAGCGGACTCATACGAATGCGCGGACTCGCAAGGGCCCCGCAAAAGCCATCGCAGGCAAGAAAAAAGTTACCAAGTAA
- the rplN gene encoding 50S ribosomal protein L14 yields MIQMQTNLDVADNSGARRVQCIKVLGGSKRRSAGVGDVIVVSVKEAIPRGRVKKGDVHRAVVVRTAKEVRRADGTAIRFDGNAAVLINKAGEPIGTRIFGPVTRELRSKTFMKIVSLAPEVL; encoded by the coding sequence ATGATTCAGATGCAAACAAATCTGGACGTTGCTGATAACTCAGGAGCGAGGCGGGTTCAGTGCATCAAGGTTCTCGGTGGATCTAAACGCAGATCTGCCGGCGTCGGCGATGTTATTGTGGTTTCTGTAAAGGAAGCCATTCCGCGTGGCCGTGTTAAGAAGGGTGATGTACACCGCGCTGTTGTTGTTCGTACGGCAAAGGAAGTGCGCCGTGCAGATGGAACCGCTATCCGGTTTGATGGCAATGCCGCAGTACTTATCAATAAAGCGGGTGAGCCGATTGGGACTCGTATCTTTGGACCAGTAACCCGCGAACTTCGTTCCAAGACATTTATGAAAATCGTGTCTTTGGCGCCGGAGGTGCTGTAA
- the rplE gene encoding 50S ribosomal protein L5, which produces MTEPRLRQYYNDVVQKSLQEAFSYANPMQVPKLEKIVLNMGVGEASQDRKKIEGAVQDLTLITGQKPVITRSKKSIAGFKLRDGMMVGTSVTLRRVRMYEFLDRLVTIALPRVRDFRGLPPKSFDGKGNYNMGLKEQIVFPEIEYDQVDKVRGMNITICTTAKNDEEAKALLEGFDLPFRKS; this is translated from the coding sequence ATGACTGAACCGCGTTTACGCCAATACTATAATGACGTCGTCCAGAAGTCTCTTCAGGAAGCTTTTTCTTATGCGAACCCCATGCAGGTTCCTAAGCTTGAGAAGATCGTACTAAACATGGGCGTGGGTGAAGCTTCTCAAGATCGTAAAAAGATCGAGGGAGCCGTGCAGGATTTGACTTTGATTACTGGTCAGAAGCCTGTGATTACACGATCTAAGAAATCAATCGCTGGCTTTAAGCTGCGCGACGGCATGATGGTCGGGACGTCTGTTACCCTACGTCGTGTTCGTATGTACGAGTTTCTTGATCGCTTGGTTACGATTGCCTTGCCACGCGTGCGGGACTTTCGCGGTCTTCCGCCGAAGAGTTTCGACGGTAAGGGCAACTATAATATGGGCCTCAAAGAACAAATTGTCTTTCCTGAGATTGAATATGATCAGGTGGATAAGGTTAGAGGTATGAACATCACAATTTGCACAACGGCAAAGAACGACGAAGAAGCGAAGGCGCTTCTCGAAGGGTTCGATTTGCCGTTTCGTAAATCCTAA
- the rpmD gene encoding 50S ribosomal protein L30 → MAGKSKSADTVTLTQIGSPIGRHKSQKATLKGLGLDKMHRTRTLEDTPSVRGMINKVSHLVRVETDN, encoded by the coding sequence ATGGCTGGTAAATCTAAATCCGCTGACACGGTGACTTTAACACAAATTGGCAGCCCAATCGGGCGCCACAAGTCACAGAAGGCAACTCTTAAAGGGCTCGGCCTAGATAAAATGCATCGCACGCGCACATTGGAAGATACCCCATCTGTGCGTGGCATGATTAATAAGGTCAGCCACCTTGTGCGGGTTGAAACTGATAACTAA
- the rplX gene encoding 50S ribosomal protein L24: MAKIKKGDKVIVLTGRDRGKTGDVVKALPAQDRVIVQGINVTRRHTRASATAAGGIIEKEASIHVSNVAIVDPKENVATRVGFKTLDDGTKVRYAKRTGEVID; encoded by the coding sequence ATGGCCAAGATAAAAAAAGGCGATAAGGTCATTGTGTTGACCGGGCGTGACCGCGGTAAAACCGGTGATGTGGTTAAGGCGCTACCCGCGCAAGACCGCGTTATCGTGCAGGGTATTAACGTGACACGTCGGCATACCCGGGCGTCTGCGACTGCCGCTGGCGGGATTATCGAAAAAGAAGCATCTATTCATGTGTCCAATGTGGCAATCGTTGACCCTAAAGAAAACGTAGCTACACGTGTCGGGTTTAAAACACTCGATGATGGCACCAAAGTTCGGTACGCAAAGCGTACCGGCGAAGTGATCGATTGA
- the rplR gene encoding 50S ribosomal protein L18: protein MTSVIKLFNRRKNRTRFKIRKMKSLRPRLSVFRSGRHIYAQVISDVEGKTVVAASSLEAGVKKDAKKGCTTEAAQAVGKLIAERAKGAGVSDVIFDRGGYKYHGRVKALADAAREGGLSF from the coding sequence ATGACATCCGTTATCAAATTGTTCAATCGCCGGAAAAACAGAACCCGGTTCAAAATTCGCAAGATGAAGAGCCTGCGTCCGCGCTTATCGGTCTTTCGCTCTGGTCGGCATATTTATGCCCAGGTCATCAGCGATGTTGAAGGCAAAACTGTTGTTGCTGCTTCAAGCCTTGAAGCTGGTGTTAAGAAAGATGCCAAAAAGGGTTGCACAACCGAGGCGGCTCAGGCTGTTGGAAAGTTGATTGCTGAGCGGGCAAAAGGTGCTGGCGTATCAGACGTTATTTTTGATCGCGGTGGTTATAAGTATCACGGTCGCGTTAAGGCTTTGGCCGACGCAGCGCGTGAAGGTGGCCTGTCGTTTTAG
- the rplQ gene encoding 50S ribosomal protein L17 produces the protein MRHGMSGRKFNRKSQHRRAMFSNLANALFKHEQITTTLPKAKDLRPYAEQLITLAKRGDLHARRLVMAKLRDKVIVSKLFSTLAERYAERPGGYTRVLKAGFRYGDAAPMAVIELIDRDQDAKGLDSGPVQEKVVDEEIPAEV, from the coding sequence ATGCGACATGGAATGAGTGGCCGCAAGTTTAACCGCAAAAGCCAGCATCGCCGGGCGATGTTCTCAAACTTGGCCAACGCTTTGTTTAAACATGAGCAAATCACGACAACACTTCCAAAGGCTAAAGACCTCCGGCCTTATGCGGAACAGTTGATCACCCTTGCTAAGCGTGGCGATTTGCATGCCCGCCGTCTGGTAATGGCCAAGTTGCGCGATAAGGTCATCGTGTCAAAGCTCTTCTCCACACTTGCAGAGCGTTATGCAGAGCGGCCTGGTGGGTATACCCGTGTCTTAAAGGCTGGGTTCCGCTACGGTGATGCGGCACCAATGGCTGTTATTGAACTGATAGACCGTGACCAAGATGCTAAGGGGTTAGACTCTGGTCCTGTGCAAGAGAAGGTCGTGGATGAGGAAATTCCGGCTGAAGTCTAG
- a CDS encoding adenylate kinase, producing the protein MRLILMGPPGGGKGTQAKFLESAYGIVQLSTGDMLRAAVAAGTDLGNQAKQIMDAGNLVSDEIMIGMISERLDHPDCANGFILDGFPRTVAQAEGLDAMLMEKGLKLDSVIEIRVPDQKLIDRITGRFTCAKCGEGYHDTYKKTKVVEICDVCGSSEFIRRADDNAQTVVSRLQAYHGQTAPLLPFYEQKGLLAVVDGDQDMDVVTASIKRVLDS; encoded by the coding sequence ATGCGCCTCATCTTGATGGGACCTCCCGGCGGTGGTAAGGGCACTCAAGCTAAATTTCTGGAAAGTGCTTATGGCATCGTACAGTTGTCGACTGGCGATATGCTAAGGGCAGCCGTAGCTGCTGGCACTGATCTAGGAAACCAAGCAAAGCAGATTATGGACGCGGGTAACCTTGTCTCAGATGAAATTATGATCGGTATGATTTCAGAGCGGCTGGACCACCCTGATTGCGCCAATGGATTTATCTTGGACGGCTTTCCGCGGACCGTAGCACAAGCTGAAGGTCTAGATGCTATGCTGATGGAAAAGGGCCTGAAGCTGGATTCAGTTATTGAAATCCGGGTGCCTGACCAAAAGCTGATAGACCGGATCACAGGCAGATTTACCTGCGCGAAATGTGGCGAAGGGTATCACGACACATATAAAAAGACCAAAGTGGTTGAGATTTGTGATGTATGTGGCAGTAGCGAATTCATTCGACGTGCGGATGATAATGCCCAGACTGTTGTATCTCGGCTACAAGCTTATCACGGGCAAACGGCCCCTTTGCTCCCGTTTTACGAGCAAAAGGGCTTGCTTGCAGTCGTTGACGGTGACCAGGACATGGATGTCGTAACGGCAAGCATTAAAAGGGTTTTAGACAGCTGA
- a CDS encoding DegQ family serine endoprotease, giving the protein MRSVIVLAAVFAVVIGTGDIRAQTSSVPTSQGEIKLTFAPVVKRTAPAVVNIYTKRVVQQRAPSLFNDPFFRRFFGDGAERFGMPQERIQNSLGSGVVVREDGIVITNNHVIADSDEITVVLADRREFDAEVVGTDERTDLAVLRINNAPKNLPALKLGDADALEVGDLVLAIGNPFGVGQTVTSGIVSAVARSTVGVSDFRSFIQTDAAINPGNSGGALVTISGELVGINTAIYSQDGGSVGIGFAIPTAMIRAVLDSILKEGRAVRAWLGASGQSVTSEFAEALGLQRPLGVIVNSVYEGGPGDNAGIKVGDVLTAVNGREILDAENLRYRLATLVVGEVADVELYRDGDKRTVIVNLVKPPENPSRDETELSDQLLPFGGATVANVNPALAEELGIELEDGVIVLRLKRRSFARQAGLAPGDLILKINGEDIKTVDDLSAVLARGGRQWAFSIKRGGRILERSIGL; this is encoded by the coding sequence ATGAGGTCGGTGATTGTTCTGGCGGCAGTCTTTGCTGTGGTTATAGGGACGGGTGACATACGCGCTCAGACCAGCAGCGTTCCAACGTCTCAAGGCGAGATTAAGCTCACATTTGCGCCAGTGGTTAAGCGCACAGCACCTGCTGTTGTTAACATTTACACCAAACGTGTTGTTCAACAGCGCGCACCGAGTCTGTTTAACGATCCTTTTTTTAGGCGTTTCTTCGGAGACGGTGCCGAACGTTTTGGTATGCCACAAGAGCGCATTCAAAATTCACTCGGTTCAGGTGTTGTGGTCCGTGAAGACGGCATTGTCATAACCAATAATCATGTCATTGCAGACTCAGATGAAATCACTGTCGTTTTGGCAGACCGCAGAGAGTTTGATGCTGAGGTTGTCGGAACAGATGAACGTACTGACTTAGCTGTATTGCGAATAAACAATGCCCCCAAAAACCTGCCTGCCCTCAAGCTTGGTGATGCGGACGCTTTGGAAGTGGGGGACCTGGTGCTGGCGATTGGAAATCCGTTTGGTGTTGGTCAAACGGTTACCAGCGGAATTGTTTCTGCCGTAGCACGCTCCACTGTGGGTGTATCTGACTTCCGATCTTTTATTCAAACGGATGCTGCGATTAATCCGGGCAACTCTGGTGGTGCGTTGGTCACCATCAGTGGGGAATTGGTTGGCATAAATACGGCAATTTACTCGCAGGACGGTGGCAGCGTTGGGATCGGTTTTGCCATCCCAACGGCGATGATCCGCGCGGTGTTGGACAGCATTCTTAAAGAAGGCCGTGCGGTCCGGGCCTGGTTGGGCGCAAGCGGTCAATCCGTGACGTCTGAATTTGCGGAAGCCCTGGGTCTTCAGCGGCCACTGGGGGTCATTGTAAACTCGGTGTATGAGGGCGGCCCAGGAGATAATGCGGGAATCAAAGTCGGTGACGTTTTGACAGCAGTAAACGGGCGCGAAATTTTAGATGCTGAAAATCTACGCTATCGCCTCGCCACTTTGGTTGTCGGCGAAGTTGCTGATGTTGAACTGTATCGTGATGGTGATAAGCGCACTGTAATAGTCAATTTAGTGAAGCCGCCCGAGAACCCATCTCGTGACGAAACAGAGTTGTCTGATCAATTACTACCGTTTGGTGGTGCGACCGTAGCTAATGTGAATCCAGCTTTGGCCGAAGAACTCGGTATAGAATTGGAAGACGGCGTGATTGTTTTGCGTCTGAAAAGACGCAGTTTCGCGCGTCAGGCCGGTTTGGCACCGGGTGATCTTATACTCAAGATCAATGGTGAGGATATCAAAACGGTCGATGATCTGTCAGCCGTTTTAGCGCGGGGTGGGCGGCAATGGGCCTTTTCCATTAAGCGCGGCGGGCGCATCCTTGAGCGTTCAATCGGGCTGTGA
- the rplF gene encoding 50S ribosomal protein L6, whose amino-acid sequence MSRVGKNPVVIPDGVTVTLEGNLLTAKGKRGELTYLTADEVETIIADNEVTVKPANKGKIARKMWGTTRSLVQNMVVGVSDGFTKTLEIQGVGYKAQAQGNKLVLSLGFSHDVDFPIPEGVEIKTPQPTQIDISGSDLQKIGQVAAEIRAYRPPEPYKGKGVRYAGEYILRKEGKKK is encoded by the coding sequence ATGTCACGCGTTGGAAAAAATCCTGTCGTTATTCCGGACGGTGTCACCGTTACGCTGGAGGGAAACCTTCTCACTGCTAAAGGTAAGCGCGGTGAGTTGACCTACTTAACGGCTGATGAGGTCGAGACGATCATTGCCGATAACGAGGTTACAGTAAAACCGGCCAATAAAGGCAAAATCGCCCGCAAAATGTGGGGCACCACCCGTTCACTGGTGCAAAACATGGTGGTTGGTGTGAGTGATGGTTTTACTAAAACCTTGGAAATTCAAGGTGTTGGTTATAAGGCGCAGGCTCAGGGAAACAAATTAGTTTTGAGTCTTGGTTTCTCTCATGATGTCGATTTTCCGATCCCCGAAGGGGTCGAGATTAAGACGCCGCAACCCACACAGATTGATATCAGCGGGTCGGACCTGCAAAAGATTGGTCAAGTGGCCGCTGAAATTAGAGCCTACCGTCCGCCGGAGCCTTACAAAGGTAAAGGTGTGCGTTACGCCGGAGAATACATCCTGCGTAAAGAAGGTAAGAAGAAGTAA
- the rpsE gene encoding 30S ribosomal protein S5 gives MARSGANADRRERDKEDDLVDKLVYINRVAKVVKGGRRFAFAALVVVGDNKGRVGFGSGKAREVPEAIRKATEQAKRTLIRVPLREGRTLHHDVNGKFGAGRVVLRSAPPGTGIIAGGPMRAVFETMGVQDVVAKSQGSNNPYNMVKATFEALKLLNSPRMIAAKRGKKVADIVGRRGDAVPRDEAAVKEAS, from the coding sequence ATGGCACGTTCAGGAGCTAACGCGGATCGACGCGAGCGGGATAAAGAAGACGATCTCGTTGATAAGCTTGTTTACATCAATCGTGTTGCCAAGGTGGTTAAGGGCGGTCGACGCTTTGCGTTTGCTGCTTTAGTCGTGGTTGGAGACAACAAAGGCCGGGTTGGTTTTGGGTCTGGTAAAGCTCGGGAAGTTCCTGAGGCCATTCGCAAGGCGACAGAGCAGGCTAAGCGTACTTTAATCCGCGTACCATTGCGCGAAGGCCGCACCTTGCATCATGACGTAAATGGAAAATTCGGCGCAGGCCGGGTTGTGTTGCGTTCAGCACCTCCCGGAACGGGCATTATCGCAGGCGGTCCTATGCGTGCTGTTTTCGAGACAATGGGTGTGCAAGACGTTGTTGCCAAAAGTCAGGGCTCTAACAACCCTTACAACATGGTCAAGGCCACATTTGAGGCCCTTAAGCTTCTGAACTCACCGCGTATGATTGCGGCTAAGCGGGGCAAGAAAGTTGCTGACATTGTTGGCCGCCGCGGTGATGCCGTGCCACGCGACGAAGCCGCGGTTAAGGAGGCGTCCTGA
- a CDS encoding DNA-directed RNA polymerase subunit alpha, with amino-acid sequence MLQKNWQELIKPNKLNVEGGDDSTRTATIVAEPLERGFGITLGNALRRILLSSLQGAAITSIRIESVLHEFSSVPGVREDVTDLILNIKQIALAMHAEGPKRMTLTAKGPGEVTAAQIDTPADIEIMNPDLVICHLDDGAKLDIEMEVSNGKGYVAAVQNRKEDDAIGVIPIDAIFSPVRRVSYSVDNTRVGQVTDYDKLSMKVHTNGAVSPEDAVALAARILQDQLQLFINFEEPSQAFHERPDEDLPFNKHLLRKVDELELSVRSANCLKNDNIIYIGDLVQKSEAEMLRTPNFGRKSLNEIKEVLAQMGLHLGMEVTNWPPENIEDLAKKLEEPF; translated from the coding sequence GTGTTACAGAAAAACTGGCAAGAGCTGATTAAGCCTAACAAACTCAACGTTGAGGGTGGAGATGATAGCACCCGTACGGCGACCATTGTTGCTGAGCCGCTAGAACGCGGTTTTGGTATTACACTCGGTAATGCGCTACGCCGTATTTTGTTGTCGTCCTTGCAGGGCGCTGCAATTACATCAATCCGCATTGAAAGCGTATTGCACGAGTTTTCATCTGTTCCGGGTGTGCGTGAAGATGTTACGGATTTGATCTTGAACATCAAGCAGATTGCCTTGGCTATGCATGCTGAAGGCCCGAAGCGCATGACGTTGACTGCGAAAGGTCCTGGTGAAGTTACAGCGGCACAAATTGACACGCCTGCAGATATTGAAATTATGAACCCCGACCTTGTGATTTGTCACTTGGATGACGGCGCGAAGCTCGATATCGAAATGGAAGTCAGCAATGGTAAAGGCTATGTGGCTGCTGTCCAGAACCGTAAGGAAGATGATGCCATTGGTGTCATTCCAATTGACGCGATCTTCAGTCCAGTCCGTCGTGTGTCGTATTCCGTAGACAACACGCGCGTTGGTCAGGTTACTGACTACGATAAATTATCCATGAAGGTTCATACCAACGGTGCCGTAAGCCCAGAAGATGCTGTGGCTCTCGCAGCCCGTATTCTTCAAGATCAGCTGCAACTCTTCATCAACTTCGAAGAGCCAAGCCAAGCATTCCACGAGCGGCCTGATGAAGACCTGCCATTCAATAAACATCTTCTCCGTAAGGTTGATGAGTTGGAACTTTCGGTACGTTCTGCCAACTGCCTGAAGAACGACAACATCATTTACATTGGTGACTTGGTTCAAAAGTCTGAAGCTGAAATGCTTCGCACGCCTAACTTCGGTCGCAAGTCTTTGAACGAGATTAAAGAAGTGTTGGCACAAATGGGTCTGCACCTGGGCATGGAAGTTACCAATTGGCCACCTGAAAATATCGAAGATTTGGCCAAAAAACTCGAAGAACCTTTCTAG
- the rpsK gene encoding 30S ribosomal protein S11, which translates to MAKPATRTRKKERKNISSGIAHVNSTFNNTLVTITDVQGNAISWSSAGGQGFKGSRKSTPYAAQMAAEDAGKKAMEHGMKTLSVQVKGPGSGRESALRALQTVGFNITSIQDVTPIPHNGCRPRKRRRV; encoded by the coding sequence ATGGCCAAGCCAGCTACACGAACACGCAAAAAAGAACGCAAGAATATCAGTTCAGGAATTGCGCATGTTAATTCGACCTTTAACAACACGCTCGTCACTATCACTGATGTTCAGGGCAACGCTATCTCCTGGTCTTCAGCCGGTGGTCAAGGGTTTAAAGGGTCAAGAAAGTCGACGCCTTACGCAGCCCAGATGGCCGCAGAAGATGCTGGCAAGAAAGCCATGGAACACGGCATGAAAACGTTGTCGGTCCAGGTTAAAGGTCCAGGTAGCGGCAGAGAGTCCGCACTGCGTGCTTTGCAAACAGTTGGTTTCAATATCACGTCCATTCAGGATGTGACGCCCATCCCACATAACGGATGTCGTCCACGCAAGCGCCGCAGAGTTTAA
- the secY gene encoding preprotein translocase subunit SecY, translating to MASAADQLAANVNFGVFAKATDLKRRIWFTLGALIVYRMGTFITLPGIDPQVMADIMQQQSAGVLGMFDVFAGGALSRMSIFALNIMPYISAAIIMQLMAAVNPTLEQMKKEGVTGRIKMNQYTRYLTVGICALQALGIASGLEGATSSTGALAVQNPGLFFKFTTIITLVGGTMFLVWLGEQISERGIGQGVSLLIFAGIVAGLPGAIAQTLELGRTGAMSPLVIVGLIVGIIVTIFLICFVELAQRRIIVQYPKRQVGNKMFGGENSHLPLKLNTAGVIPAIFASSILLMPLTVAGLQGGAVDASGEGGILNTIGVLLGRGQPLYLFLYSVFIAFFAFFYTALVFNPADTAENLRKYGGFIPGIRPGKNTAEYIDYVLTRLTTVGSIYLIIVCLLPEILISRMNVTFYFGGTSLLIVVNVTLNTVQQIQSHLLAHQYEGLIKKSRLRGRNR from the coding sequence ATGGCATCAGCCGCCGATCAGCTGGCTGCTAACGTCAACTTTGGCGTTTTCGCAAAGGCCACCGACCTAAAACGCCGCATTTGGTTTACGCTTGGTGCGTTGATCGTTTATCGCATGGGGACGTTTATTACGCTTCCTGGCATCGATCCACAGGTGATGGCAGATATCATGCAACAGCAAAGTGCCGGCGTGCTCGGTATGTTTGATGTTTTTGCTGGTGGCGCATTGTCGCGCATGAGTATCTTCGCTCTTAATATTATGCCTTATATTTCAGCTGCAATTATTATGCAGCTGATGGCTGCCGTTAACCCAACCTTGGAACAGATGAAAAAAGAAGGGGTTACCGGGCGCATCAAAATGAACCAATACACGCGGTATCTGACCGTTGGTATTTGTGCGTTACAAGCGCTAGGTATTGCTTCAGGTTTGGAAGGGGCAACCAGTTCGACCGGTGCTCTGGCAGTTCAAAACCCTGGTCTTTTCTTTAAGTTCACAACAATTATCACTCTGGTGGGTGGTACAATGTTCTTGGTCTGGCTGGGCGAGCAAATCAGTGAGCGCGGTATTGGCCAAGGTGTTTCACTCCTTATCTTTGCCGGTATCGTCGCTGGCTTGCCTGGTGCGATTGCTCAAACCCTAGAACTGGGCCGCACAGGGGCTATGTCCCCCCTGGTGATTGTTGGGTTAATCGTTGGAATTATCGTAACGATTTTCTTGATCTGCTTTGTTGAGTTGGCTCAACGCCGCATTATTGTCCAGTATCCAAAACGGCAGGTTGGCAACAAAATGTTTGGGGGTGAAAACTCCCATCTCCCATTAAAGCTAAATACCGCTGGTGTTATTCCGGCTATTTTTGCCAGCTCTATATTGCTTATGCCGTTGACTGTTGCTGGCCTTCAGGGCGGCGCGGTTGATGCGAGCGGTGAGGGCGGTATTCTGAACACCATCGGAGTATTGCTGGGACGTGGTCAGCCTCTCTACCTCTTTCTTTACTCTGTGTTTATTGCATTCTTCGCCTTTTTCTATACGGCCTTGGTGTTTAACCCGGCGGATACGGCTGAGAATCTAAGAAAATATGGCGGTTTTATCCCCGGAATACGTCCTGGAAAAAACACAGCTGAATATATTGATTACGTTCTGACTCGTTTAACCACCGTCGGTAGCATCTACTTGATTATTGTTTGTCTGCTGCCTGAAATTCTTATTTCTCGCATGAACGTGACGTTCTACTTCGGTGGCACAAGTCTCCTTATCGTTGTAAACGTTACCCTCAATACGGTTCAGCAAATTCAGTCTCACCTTCTTGCTCATCAATATGAAGGTCTCATCAAGAAATCCCGACTGCGTGGACGAAACAGATGA
- the rpsN gene encoding 30S ribosomal protein S14 → MAKTSAVQRDKKRRKMVVQQAERRASLKAQMMDRSSSPEERFEASLKLAEMPRNGSKVRVHNRCEVTGRPRGVYRKFKLGRVMLRELASKGQIPGMVKSSW, encoded by the coding sequence ATGGCTAAGACGAGCGCAGTACAACGCGATAAGAAACGCCGCAAGATGGTGGTCCAGCAAGCAGAGCGCCGGGCCAGCCTCAAGGCGCAGATGATGGATCGTTCATCATCACCTGAAGAAAGATTTGAGGCTTCGCTTAAGCTGGCTGAGATGCCTCGGAACGGTTCCAAAGTGCGTGTGCACAATCGGTGTGAAGTCACTGGTCGTCCTCGTGGCGTGTATAGAAAGTTTAAGCTAGGCCGCGTCATGTTGCGGGAATTGGCCTCTAAAGGTCAAATTCCCGGCATGGTTAAGTCGAGCTGGTAA
- the rpsH gene encoding 30S ribosomal protein S8: MALSDPIGDTLTRIRNGQQARKNAVTAPASKLRENVLNVLQREGYIRGYERYNLRPGVDELRIELKYNEGEPVISKITRVSTPGRRIYAKIKDLPRVYNGLGISILSTPRGVMSDHEARDANVGGEVLCQVF; the protein is encoded by the coding sequence GTGGCTTTATCCGATCCCATCGGTGATACGCTAACTCGTATCCGTAACGGGCAACAGGCGCGCAAGAATGCTGTTACAGCACCTGCGTCTAAGCTTCGTGAGAACGTTTTAAACGTATTACAGCGCGAAGGTTACATTCGTGGCTATGAGCGTTACAACTTGCGCCCAGGTGTTGACGAACTGCGTATTGAGTTGAAATACAACGAAGGTGAGCCTGTGATCAGCAAGATCACGCGTGTATCGACGCCCGGGCGCCGCATCTACGCGAAGATCAAAGATCTTCCTCGCGTTTACAACGGCTTGGGCATTTCCATTTTGTCTACGCCACGCGGTGTGATGTCGGACCACGAGGCACGCGATGCCAACGTGGGCGGCGAAGTCCTCTGCCAGGTATTTTAG